A genomic window from Pseudonocardia broussonetiae includes:
- a CDS encoding DUF3040 domain-containing protein produces the protein MLSDREWKTLRDVERRMLTDDPEFARSFATSAEELGRGHLDGLGLQILLVCGALVGALLLVAGSLAGALGTAAATGSIWWAWRSSATRPRRS, from the coding sequence GTGCTCAGCGACCGCGAGTGGAAGACGCTGCGTGACGTCGAACGCCGGATGCTGACCGACGATCCGGAGTTCGCCCGGTCGTTCGCCACGTCCGCGGAGGAGCTCGGGCGCGGGCACCTCGACGGGCTGGGCCTGCAGATCCTCCTGGTCTGCGGAGCGCTGGTCGGCGCGCTGCTGCTGGTCGCCGGCTCGCTCGCGGGGGCGCTGGGCACCGCCGCCGCCACCGGCTCGATCTGGTGGGCGTGGCGGTCCTCGGCCACCCGCCCGCGCCGGTCATGA
- a CDS encoding MarR family winged helix-turn-helix transcriptional regulator — protein sequence MAEGELTKRDFEALARFRFGIRRYLRFSEETVRSHGVTPQHYQLMLALKGFPGRDWATVRELAERLQLRHHSVVELVDRAQGQGLVERSPHPDDARSVRVLLSGEGERILGRLSALHRNELRRMDDVLALPTWQDGDGAIDGR from the coding sequence GTGGCCGAGGGAGAGCTGACCAAGCGCGACTTCGAGGCGCTGGCCCGGTTCCGCTTCGGCATCCGCCGCTACCTGCGCTTCAGCGAGGAGACGGTGCGCAGCCACGGCGTGACCCCGCAGCACTACCAGCTGATGCTCGCGCTCAAGGGCTTCCCCGGGCGCGACTGGGCGACGGTGCGGGAGCTGGCCGAGCGTCTCCAGCTGCGCCACCACAGCGTCGTCGAGCTCGTCGACCGGGCGCAGGGCCAGGGGCTCGTGGAGCGCTCACCGCACCCCGACGACGCCCGCTCGGTGCGGGTGCTGCTCAGTGGCGAGGGCGAGCGGATCCTGGGCCGGCTCAGCGCGCTGCACCGCAACGAGCTGCGCCGCATGGACGACGTCCTCGCGCTGCCGACCTGGCAGGACGGGGACGGGGCCATCGACGGTCGCTAG
- a CDS encoding helix-turn-helix domain-containing GNAT family N-acetyltransferase — translation MTTTTVRSGGSAARGVRGEAPDGAGAVQLAPADASTYAEWFACLAEPMRVRLLHAVAVAGRAVTVGELTERLGVSQSTCSHHVRKLADVGFVHLRKDRTATLVTINPACCTGLPHAADAVMGMLAPRPCCPEDLPVDVTVRALGPDDWDAVRRVYAEGIATGDATFETEVPDHRVLDEGWLPGHRWVAEIDGRVVGFAAARAVSARPVYSGVAETSVYVGDGVRGRGVGKALVHRQVTAADDAGLWTLQTSIFPENRASLALHHSAGFRTLGLRERIGRHHGVWRDTVYLERRRADD, via the coding sequence ATGACGACGACGACGGTCCGGTCGGGCGGCAGCGCGGCACGGGGCGTGCGCGGGGAGGCGCCGGACGGCGCGGGTGCCGTCCAGCTGGCCCCGGCCGACGCGAGCACCTACGCGGAGTGGTTCGCGTGCCTGGCCGAGCCGATGCGCGTGCGGCTGCTGCACGCCGTGGCCGTCGCGGGCCGGGCGGTCACGGTGGGGGAGCTGACCGAGCGGCTCGGCGTCAGCCAGTCGACGTGCTCGCACCACGTGCGCAAGCTCGCCGACGTCGGCTTCGTGCACCTGCGCAAGGACCGCACCGCGACGCTGGTGACGATCAACCCGGCCTGCTGCACCGGCCTGCCCCACGCCGCCGACGCCGTCATGGGGATGCTCGCGCCGCGCCCCTGCTGCCCCGAGGACCTCCCCGTCGACGTCACCGTGCGGGCGCTCGGACCCGACGACTGGGACGCGGTCCGCCGCGTCTACGCCGAGGGCATCGCCACCGGCGACGCGACCTTCGAGACCGAGGTGCCCGATCACCGCGTCCTCGATGAGGGCTGGCTGCCCGGGCACCGGTGGGTCGCGGAGATCGACGGCCGGGTCGTGGGCTTCGCCGCCGCGCGGGCCGTCTCCGCCCGGCCCGTCTACTCCGGCGTGGCGGAGACGTCGGTCTACGTGGGCGACGGCGTCCGCGGCCGCGGCGTCGGCAAGGCGCTCGTCCACCGGCAGGTCACCGCCGCCGACGACGCCGGGCTCTGGACGCTGCAGACCAGCATCTTCCCCGAGAACCGCGCCAGCCTCGCCCTGCACCACTCCGCCGGCTTCCGCACCCTCGGCCTACGCGAGCGCATCGGCCGCCACCACGGGGTGTGGCGCGACACGGTGTACCTCGAGCGGCGCCGCGCCGACGACTAG
- a CDS encoding NAD(P)-binding domain-containing protein, with the protein MDELPVVVVGAGPAGLAAAAQAVDRGLPVVVLEAGPSAGTGVREWHHVRLFSRWAELVAPAAEKLLAPTGWRFPDAEAHPTGAEWAESYLQPLADALGDRVRYGARVVGVSRRGWDRLVDQARNTEPLSVRVETARGEERIGARAVVDASGTWSAPGPLGGDGLPALGEGTAADRIAYRVPDLTDPAVRTRYAGRRIALAGSGHSALTALVAFAGLAEQHPGTHVQWLLRRGAIGNAFGGGEADQLPARGALGLRAAEAVRAGSVSVVTGFRTASVDVSDDGRLLLGSFDGRGLDPVDEVVALTGFRPDLGWLAEARLDLDPVLQAPRELAPLIDPNVHSCGTVYPHGARELAQPEPGLYLVGMKSYGRAPTFLALTGYEQTRSVVAAIAGDREAADRVELALPETGVCGGAGLVDAPADAGAAGCCGPAEPVSTGSRPGAGG; encoded by the coding sequence GTGGACGAGCTGCCCGTGGTCGTCGTCGGGGCCGGACCGGCCGGGTTGGCCGCGGCCGCGCAGGCGGTCGACCGGGGCCTGCCCGTGGTCGTGCTCGAGGCCGGGCCGTCGGCGGGCACGGGTGTGCGGGAGTGGCACCACGTGCGGCTGTTCTCCCGGTGGGCCGAGCTGGTGGCACCGGCGGCGGAGAAGCTGCTGGCGCCCACGGGGTGGCGGTTCCCCGACGCGGAGGCGCACCCGACCGGCGCGGAGTGGGCGGAGTCCTACCTGCAGCCCCTGGCCGACGCGCTCGGCGACCGGGTGCGCTACGGCGCCCGCGTGGTCGGGGTGTCGCGCCGTGGCTGGGACCGGCTCGTCGACCAGGCCCGCAACACCGAGCCCCTCAGCGTCCGCGTCGAGACCGCGCGGGGCGAGGAGCGCATCGGGGCGCGAGCCGTGGTCGACGCCTCCGGTACCTGGTCCGCGCCCGGCCCGCTCGGCGGCGACGGCCTCCCGGCGCTGGGCGAGGGGACCGCGGCCGACCGCATCGCCTACCGCGTCCCCGACCTGACCGACCCGGCCGTGCGCACCCGGTACGCGGGCCGGCGGATCGCGCTCGCGGGCAGCGGGCACTCGGCGCTGACCGCGCTCGTCGCGTTCGCCGGGCTCGCCGAGCAGCACCCGGGCACGCACGTGCAGTGGCTGCTGCGCCGCGGCGCCATCGGCAACGCCTTCGGCGGCGGCGAGGCCGACCAGCTCCCCGCCCGCGGCGCGCTGGGCCTGCGCGCGGCCGAGGCCGTCCGGGCCGGAAGCGTCTCGGTCGTCACCGGGTTCCGCACCGCCTCCGTCGACGTCTCCGACGACGGGCGCCTCCTGCTGGGGTCCTTCGACGGCCGTGGCCTCGACCCCGTCGACGAGGTCGTCGCCCTCACCGGCTTCCGCCCGGACCTGGGCTGGCTCGCCGAGGCGCGCCTCGACCTCGACCCGGTGCTGCAGGCGCCGCGCGAGCTCGCCCCGCTGATCGACCCGAACGTCCACTCCTGCGGCACCGTGTACCCGCACGGTGCCCGCGAGCTGGCCCAGCCCGAGCCCGGCCTGTACCTCGTCGGGATGAAGAGCTACGGCCGCGCGCCGACGTTCCTCGCCCTGACCGGCTACGAGCAGACCCGGTCGGTGGTCGCCGCGATCGCCGGCGACCGGGAGGCGGCCGATCGCGTGGAGCTGGCACTGCCCGAGACGGGGGTCTGCGGAGGGGCCGGCCTCGTCGACGCGCCCGCCGACGCCGGCGCGGCCGGCTGCTGCGGGCCCGCCGAGCCGGTGTCGACCGGGTCCCGCCCCGGTGCCGGCGGCTGA
- a CDS encoding MFS transporter: MPSTSTEATGPGVLSEAGLRRVLVVLCITEVTSWGVLYYALPVLAPGIAADTGWSISTVTGAFSLGLVVSAVAGVPAGRWLDRWGPRPVMTGGSVLAVPAVVGIATAPTAAWFVASWALAGVAMAGVLYQPAFAALTRWWGPRRVAALTGLTLVAGFASTIFAPVTAALAEASDWRRTYLVLAVVLGVVTIPAHLFGLRGRWPEPPAAEEHHAGPGAIARSRPFVLLVVAIGLGSFASFAVVVNQVPLLVERGLSTTTAAWALGLGGAGQVLGRLGYRLLDRTTGVRTRGVAVLATTAAATALLGALPGPTAALVAVAVLAGAARGVFTLLQATAISDRWGSAHYGRLGGLLTAPAMVATALSPWAGALLATALGGYPPLFALLAVVAAAAAVLAAGSVPRAAA; this comes from the coding sequence GTGCCGTCCACGAGCACCGAGGCGACGGGGCCCGGCGTGCTGTCGGAGGCCGGGCTCCGCCGCGTGCTGGTCGTCCTGTGCATCACGGAGGTGACCAGCTGGGGGGTGCTGTACTACGCGCTCCCGGTGCTGGCGCCCGGCATCGCCGCGGACACCGGCTGGTCGATCAGCACCGTCACCGGGGCCTTCTCCCTCGGCCTGGTCGTCTCCGCCGTCGCCGGCGTCCCCGCGGGGCGGTGGCTGGACCGGTGGGGGCCGCGGCCGGTCATGACCGGCGGGTCGGTCCTGGCCGTGCCCGCCGTGGTCGGGATCGCGACGGCGCCCACGGCCGCGTGGTTCGTCGCGTCCTGGGCGCTGGCCGGCGTGGCGATGGCCGGCGTGCTCTACCAGCCGGCGTTCGCGGCGCTGACCCGCTGGTGGGGGCCCCGGCGGGTGGCGGCCCTGACCGGTCTCACCCTGGTCGCCGGCTTCGCCAGCACGATCTTCGCCCCGGTCACCGCCGCGCTGGCCGAGGCGTCCGACTGGCGGCGCACCTACCTGGTCCTCGCCGTCGTCCTCGGCGTGGTCACGATCCCCGCGCACCTGTTCGGGCTGCGCGGCCGCTGGCCGGAGCCCCCCGCTGCGGAGGAGCACCACGCCGGTCCCGGCGCGATCGCCCGCAGCCGCCCGTTCGTGCTCCTCGTGGTCGCGATCGGGCTCGGCTCCTTCGCCTCGTTCGCCGTGGTGGTCAACCAGGTGCCGCTGCTCGTCGAACGCGGGCTCTCCACCACCACCGCGGCCTGGGCGCTGGGCCTGGGCGGCGCCGGACAGGTGCTCGGCCGCCTCGGCTACCGGCTGCTCGACCGCACGACCGGTGTCCGCACCCGCGGCGTCGCGGTCCTCGCGACGACCGCCGCCGCCACCGCCCTGCTGGGCGCGCTGCCGGGCCCGACCGCCGCCCTCGTCGCCGTGGCGGTGCTCGCCGGAGCGGCGCGCGGGGTCTTCACGCTCCTGCAGGCCACCGCGATCAGCGACCGCTGGGGGTCGGCCCACTACGGCCGGCTCGGCGGCCTCCTCACCGCGCCGGCGATGGTCGCGACCGCGCTGTCCCCCTGGGCCGGGGCCCTCCTGGCCACCGCGCTGGGGGGCTACCCGCCGCTGTTCGCCCTGCTCGCCGTCGTCGCCGCCGCGGCGGCCGTCCTCGCCGCGGGGAGCGTCCCGCGGGCCGCGGCCTGA
- a CDS encoding arsenate reductase ArsC, whose amino-acid sequence MTDEPTTVPEVLFVCVHNAGRSQMAAALLAHHAAGAVRVSSAGSAPADTINPAVREVMAEIGLDLSREVPKKLSTDAVEAADVVITMGCGDACPVFPGKRYLDWELTDPAGKALEDVRPIRDDIDARVRNLLRELVPPGE is encoded by the coding sequence ATGACCGACGAGCCGACGACCGTCCCCGAGGTGCTGTTCGTCTGCGTGCACAACGCCGGCCGCTCCCAGATGGCCGCCGCGCTGCTCGCGCACCACGCCGCCGGCGCCGTCCGGGTCTCCTCCGCCGGGTCCGCGCCCGCGGACACGATCAACCCGGCCGTGCGGGAGGTGATGGCCGAGATCGGGCTGGACCTGTCGCGGGAGGTCCCGAAGAAGCTGTCGACCGACGCCGTCGAGGCCGCCGACGTCGTGATCACCATGGGTTGCGGCGACGCCTGCCCGGTCTTCCCCGGCAAGCGCTACCTGGACTGGGAGCTCACCGACCCCGCCGGGAAGGCCCTCGAGGACGTCCGCCCGATCCGCGACGACATCGACGCCCGGGTGCGGAACCTGCTGCGCGAGCTCGTTCCGCCGGGGGAGTAG
- the arsB gene encoding ACR3 family arsenite efflux transporter encodes MTAAPEADAPVVARLSTLDRFLPVWIVAAMVVGLVAGRLVPGLGAALGAVAIEGVSLPIAVGLLVMMYPVLAKVRYDRLDTVTGDRRLLGASLVLNWVLGPALMFALAWLMLPDLPEYRTGLIIVGLARCIAMVIIWNDLACGDREAAAVLVAINSVFQVFAFAVLGWFYLTVLPGWLGLPQADLDVSPWQIAVSVLIFLGVPLVAGYLSRRLGERAKGRDWYESRFLPVIGPFALYGLLFTIVVLFALQGDAITSRPLDVARIALPLLVYFAVMWAGSYALGKAIGLGYERTTTLAFTAAGNNFELAIAVAIATFGVTSGQALAGVVGPLIEVPVLVGLVYVSLALRRRWRTGAAHSTNGASR; translated from the coding sequence GTGACCGCCGCTCCCGAGGCCGACGCCCCGGTCGTCGCCCGGCTCTCCACGCTCGACCGGTTCCTGCCGGTCTGGATCGTCGCCGCGATGGTCGTCGGCCTCGTCGCGGGGCGGCTGGTGCCCGGCCTGGGTGCCGCGCTGGGTGCGGTCGCGATCGAGGGCGTCTCGCTGCCGATCGCGGTCGGGCTGCTGGTGATGATGTACCCGGTGCTGGCCAAGGTCCGCTACGACCGCCTCGACACCGTCACCGGCGACCGCCGCCTGCTCGGCGCGTCCCTGGTCCTGAACTGGGTGCTCGGCCCGGCCCTGATGTTCGCCCTGGCCTGGCTGATGCTGCCCGACCTGCCCGAGTACCGCACCGGCCTGATCATCGTGGGGCTCGCCCGCTGCATCGCGATGGTGATCATCTGGAACGACCTGGCGTGCGGCGACCGCGAGGCCGCTGCGGTGCTGGTCGCGATCAACTCCGTGTTCCAGGTGTTCGCCTTCGCGGTGCTCGGCTGGTTCTACCTGACGGTCCTGCCCGGGTGGCTGGGCCTGCCCCAGGCCGATCTGGACGTCTCGCCCTGGCAGATCGCGGTGTCGGTGCTGATCTTCCTGGGCGTGCCGCTCGTGGCCGGCTACCTGAGTCGACGGCTGGGGGAGCGGGCGAAGGGCCGGGACTGGTACGAGTCGCGGTTCCTGCCCGTGATCGGCCCGTTCGCGCTCTACGGGCTGCTGTTCACCATCGTCGTGCTGTTCGCGCTGCAGGGCGACGCCATCACCTCGCGCCCGCTCGACGTCGCCCGGATCGCGCTGCCGCTGCTGGTCTACTTCGCCGTCATGTGGGCCGGGTCCTACGCCCTCGGGAAGGCGATCGGGCTGGGCTACGAGCGCACGACGACGCTCGCGTTCACCGCGGCGGGCAACAACTTCGAGCTCGCCATCGCGGTCGCGATCGCCACGTTCGGCGTCACCTCGGGCCAGGCGCTGGCCGGGGTGGTGGGGCCGCTGATCGAGGTGCCCGTCCTCGTCGGCCTGGTCTACGTCTCCCTGGCGCTGCGCCGCCGCTGGCGCACCGGCGCCGCCCACTCCACGAACGGAGCGTCCCGATGA
- a CDS encoding ArsR/SmtB family transcription factor, protein MSNQEVQLCSSVRTRAPLTADEAGELASAFKALGDPVRLRLLSLIAAHEGGEACVCDLTGSFELTGPTISHHLKVLREAGLVVGERRATWIYYRVVPDRIRLLSDVLVPSGAGVTA, encoded by the coding sequence GTGTCGAACCAAGAGGTGCAGTTGTGCTCGTCGGTGCGGACGCGCGCGCCGCTGACCGCCGACGAGGCGGGGGAGCTGGCGTCGGCGTTCAAGGCGCTGGGCGACCCGGTGCGGCTGCGGCTGCTGTCGCTGATCGCCGCGCACGAGGGCGGCGAGGCGTGCGTGTGCGACCTGACCGGCTCCTTCGAGCTGACCGGCCCGACCATCAGCCACCACCTCAAGGTCCTGCGCGAGGCCGGGCTGGTCGTCGGTGAGCGGCGCGCCACGTGGATCTACTACCGGGTCGTGCCCGACCGCATCCGGCTGCTCTCCGACGTCCTCGTCCCGTCCGGCGCCGGGGTGACCGCGTGA
- a CDS encoding IclR family transcriptional regulator — translation MAGGAHEAGRSVLSRAVAVLGAFDQAHRELTASQIARRADLPLSTTHRLLVELADHDVVARRGDRWGVGGRIWSLGLLAPVQTGLRDVAAPFLHDVHATTRATVHLVVRQDTDALYLERVSGHTALPVVSRAGSLLPLHATGAGKVLLAHAPDGVQERVLGGHLQRWTPHTVVHPGRLRDQLRRVREQGHATTHEELVLGMSSVAVPVSRAPADGTPDVVAALGIVDPGVGRHRRRFLEVLQVAARGLGRRLGPP, via the coding sequence GTGGCGGGTGGGGCGCACGAGGCGGGCCGGTCGGTCCTGTCGCGCGCGGTCGCCGTCCTGGGCGCCTTCGACCAGGCCCACAGGGAGCTGACCGCCTCGCAGATCGCGCGCCGGGCCGACCTGCCGCTGTCCACGACGCACCGGCTGCTCGTCGAGCTCGCCGACCACGACGTCGTCGCCCGCCGCGGCGACCGGTGGGGCGTCGGCGGGAGGATCTGGTCGCTCGGGCTGCTCGCCCCGGTGCAGACCGGGCTGCGGGACGTCGCGGCACCGTTCCTGCACGACGTCCACGCCACCACCCGGGCCACCGTGCACCTCGTCGTGCGGCAGGACACCGACGCCCTGTACCTGGAGCGGGTGTCGGGCCACACGGCGCTGCCGGTCGTCAGCCGGGCCGGCAGCCTGCTGCCCCTGCACGCCACGGGGGCGGGCAAGGTCCTGCTGGCCCACGCCCCCGACGGCGTGCAGGAGCGGGTGCTCGGCGGTCACCTGCAGCGCTGGACGCCGCACACCGTGGTCCACCCCGGACGGCTGCGCGACCAGCTGCGCCGCGTCCGCGAGCAGGGCCACGCCACCACCCACGAGGAGCTGGTCCTGGGCATGTCGTCGGTCGCCGTCCCCGTCAGCCGTGCGCCGGCCGACGGGACCCCCGACGTCGTGGCCGCCCTCGGGATCGTCGACCCCGGGGTCGGCCGGCACCGCCGCCGCTTCCTGGAGGTCCTGCAGGTCGCGGCCCGCGGCCTCGGGCGCCGGCTGGGTCCTCCCTGA
- a CDS encoding cation diffusion facilitator family transporter translates to MTDPGEHGHGHGHGHDHGHDHGHGHGRGRERRSLLAALRHAVVPHSHDASEAIQSAEQARGHGIRAAWIGLAGMLATAAVQMVIVAASGSVALLADTLHNLGHAVTTIPLVIAFRVGRRAATEQFSYGYRRAEDLVGLLIGLVIALSAVLIIWQSVRSLVDPQPLTNLGWVLAAGVVGFLGNEAVAVYRIAAGRRIGSAALVAEGQHARVDGITSIAVVAGVLGVWLGFPQADAVVGLLIGVVVVGILVSSMRTVGRRLMDGVEPGLVAAMTAVAAAQDGVRGVDQVRVRWVGHRLEGDADIAVDGDLTVAQGHVVAERVEHALLHGTAHLEAMSVHLHPAVGSGSLGDLHELTGHHATEEARQEYLRRVHAAG, encoded by the coding sequence ATGACGGACCCGGGCGAGCACGGGCACGGCCACGGGCACGGCCACGACCACGGCCACGACCACGGCCACGGCCACGGACGCGGCAGGGAGCGCCGGAGCCTGCTGGCGGCTCTGCGGCACGCCGTCGTCCCGCACTCGCACGACGCGAGCGAGGCGATCCAGTCCGCGGAGCAGGCGCGCGGCCACGGGATCCGGGCCGCGTGGATCGGGCTGGCCGGGATGCTGGCCACCGCGGCCGTGCAGATGGTCATCGTGGCCGCGTCGGGCTCGGTCGCGCTGCTCGCCGACACGCTGCACAACCTCGGGCACGCCGTCACCACCATCCCCCTGGTGATCGCGTTCCGGGTGGGGCGCCGCGCGGCCACCGAGCAGTTCAGCTACGGCTACCGGCGGGCGGAGGACCTCGTCGGGCTGTTGATCGGGCTGGTCATCGCGCTGTCGGCCGTCCTGATCATCTGGCAGTCGGTGAGGTCGCTCGTGGACCCGCAGCCGTTGACGAACCTGGGCTGGGTGCTCGCCGCCGGGGTGGTCGGGTTCCTGGGCAACGAGGCGGTGGCGGTCTACCGGATCGCCGCGGGCCGGCGGATCGGTTCGGCCGCGCTCGTCGCCGAGGGGCAGCACGCGCGCGTCGACGGGATCACCTCGATCGCCGTCGTCGCCGGGGTGCTCGGGGTGTGGCTGGGGTTCCCGCAGGCCGACGCGGTGGTGGGTCTGCTGATCGGCGTGGTCGTCGTCGGGATCCTGGTCAGCTCGATGCGCACGGTGGGCAGGCGGTTGATGGACGGCGTCGAGCCCGGGCTGGTCGCGGCGATGACCGCGGTGGCGGCCGCGCAGGACGGGGTGCGCGGGGTGGACCAGGTGCGGGTGCGCTGGGTGGGGCACCGGCTGGAGGGCGACGCCGACATCGCGGTGGACGGCGATCTCACGGTGGCGCAGGGCCACGTGGTCGCCGAGCGCGTCGAGCACGCCCTGCTGCACGGCACGGCGCACCTGGAGGCGATGTCGGTGCACCTGCACCCCGCCGTCGGGAGCGGGTCGCTCGGCGACCTGCACGAGCTGACCGGCCACCACGCCACCGAGGAGGCGCGGCAGGAGTACCTGCGCCGCGTGCACGCGGCGGGCTGA
- a CDS encoding AraC family transcriptional regulator, with amino-acid sequence MTQRIEEAPTSGSSSSEQWADIVSRWHDGWRVHPDGAWESGYLGSYRLGEVTVVGCRTGRCTGFRVADRDGTERGSTDVGVLVLHSGRESVECGGRSLLLSAGEAVIWDTRASGRFAVDEHVDKSTVFLPRAVVESWVPNLEHLLNRGPVPAASTTVLRGLLRGLAETPDAALQRHSAGVLASALKETAFLTFSGLVPDHTQVAGRLWHALTRSVEDRLPAAPTAEELAAELSVSVRTVYQVFADNGTTVRSYVRQRRLARAREELLDRRRDDTVATTARRWGFVDQSTFTKAFRRQFGRTPSDVKRSSASA; translated from the coding sequence ATGACGCAGCGGATCGAGGAAGCCCCCACGTCCGGCTCGTCGTCCTCCGAGCAGTGGGCCGACATCGTCAGCCGGTGGCACGACGGCTGGCGGGTCCACCCCGACGGCGCGTGGGAGAGCGGGTACCTCGGCTCCTACCGGCTCGGCGAGGTCACCGTCGTCGGATGCCGTACGGGGCGCTGCACGGGCTTCCGGGTCGCCGACCGCGACGGGACCGAGCGGGGCAGCACCGACGTGGGGGTGCTCGTCCTGCACTCGGGCCGCGAGAGCGTCGAGTGCGGCGGGCGCAGCCTGCTGCTCTCCGCGGGCGAGGCCGTCATCTGGGACACCCGGGCGAGCGGCCGGTTCGCCGTGGACGAGCACGTCGACAAGAGCACCGTGTTCCTCCCCAGGGCCGTCGTGGAGTCCTGGGTGCCGAACCTGGAGCACCTGCTCAACCGGGGGCCGGTCCCCGCCGCGTCGACGACGGTGCTGCGGGGGCTGCTCCGGGGCCTCGCGGAGACCCCGGACGCCGCGCTGCAGCGCCACAGCGCGGGCGTGCTGGCCTCGGCGCTGAAGGAGACGGCGTTCCTGACCTTCAGCGGCCTCGTCCCCGACCACACGCAGGTCGCCGGGCGGCTCTGGCACGCGCTGACCCGCTCCGTCGAGGACCGGCTGCCGGCAGCGCCGACCGCGGAGGAGCTGGCGGCGGAGCTGTCGGTGTCCGTGCGCACCGTGTACCAGGTCTTCGCCGACAACGGCACCACGGTGCGTTCCTACGTCCGGCAACGGCGGCTCGCCCGTGCCCGCGAGGAACTGCTCGACCGCCGCCGTGACGACACCGTCGCCACGACGGCCCGGCGGTGGGGCTTCGTCGACCAGTCGACGTTCACGAAGGCGTTCCGGCGCCAGTTCGGACGCACCCCGAGCGACGTGAAGAGATCGTCCGCATCCGCCTGA